One Chitinophagales bacterium genomic window carries:
- a CDS encoding putative serine esterase — MFSSKILLRLYCIFILIQIGLAGGVAHAAPPDERAGKNATEEKVSTLGIYQGYSQPEYKGFKYFSLYLPMRDGVQLATDVFLPKKAKKGEKFPTIVYLTRYVRSLKAKFPISLFKHPVLVMVRESEINFFTSHGYAVVIVDVRGSGASTGTRTMEFSPEEVKDGAEIVDWIISQPWSNGKVASTGISYVGTTAELLLINQHPAVKACVPRSNIFDLYNHIVFPNGVRQGPFIKIWGKTTHALDHNDFSIFGPKAQKLIKGINPVKGHNGMLKESIAMHASNFDVYAGMLQVNFRNDLHPGTTLCPNDYSIHSNRKAIEESGTAIYRIGGWYDGALCKSVIEGMLNTSNTERVLIGPWDHGPHANTSPYADSKDLNFSVITEILRFLDYHLKGIDNGIGREKKIHYYTVGEEKWKEADSWPLPQQISEPYYLSADGRLVNAPEYVQTGSREYVIDYSVNSGNTSRWNSQTPLYKNGHTHYADRREVSARLLGFTTQPFETEVEITGHIIADLYLSADAIDAAVFCYIEDVGPDSSVTYVTEGMLRALHRKVSTDTTGYRQPGPYHSFNKEDALPLVPGETARFYFDLLPISYQFKAGHALRLSIAGADTIHFDNPDDTPSRFVVSCTEAYPSRIILPVIPKETGRTEIND, encoded by the coding sequence ATGTTCAGTAGTAAGATATTGCTGAGGTTGTATTGTATTTTTATTCTTATTCAGATTGGGTTGGCAGGAGGTGTTGCGCACGCTGCTCCTCCGGATGAGCGCGCAGGGAAAAATGCCACCGAAGAGAAAGTCAGCACCCTCGGCATATACCAGGGGTATTCCCAACCTGAGTATAAGGGATTTAAATATTTCTCGCTATACCTGCCTATGCGTGACGGAGTGCAGCTTGCCACGGATGTGTTTCTTCCCAAAAAAGCAAAAAAGGGAGAGAAGTTTCCCACTATTGTTTACCTGACGCGCTATGTACGTTCTCTGAAAGCCAAATTCCCCATAAGTCTGTTTAAGCATCCGGTGCTGGTGATGGTCAGGGAGTCGGAAATCAATTTTTTTACCTCTCATGGCTATGCGGTGGTTATTGTGGATGTACGCGGTTCGGGGGCTTCTACCGGCACACGCACCATGGAGTTTAGTCCCGAAGAAGTAAAGGACGGAGCTGAAATTGTAGATTGGATTATCAGCCAACCCTGGTCAAACGGAAAAGTTGCCAGCACAGGTATTTCCTATGTGGGTACTACGGCCGAGTTGTTGCTGATTAATCAACATCCTGCCGTAAAGGCCTGCGTTCCACGCTCCAATATTTTTGATTTGTACAATCACATCGTATTCCCGAATGGCGTAAGGCAGGGGCCATTCATTAAGATCTGGGGCAAGACAACCCACGCTCTCGACCATAATGATTTTTCCATATTCGGTCCTAAAGCCCAGAAACTGATTAAAGGTATCAATCCTGTAAAGGGGCACAACGGCATGCTGAAGGAGTCAATAGCTATGCACGCCTCTAACTTTGATGTATATGCAGGCATGCTGCAAGTCAACTTCCGGAATGATCTGCACCCGGGCACTACGCTCTGCCCCAATGATTACAGTATACATAGCAACAGGAAGGCTATTGAAGAGTCAGGCACGGCAATTTACCGCATTGGAGGATGGTATGACGGAGCTTTATGTAAGTCAGTCATTGAGGGAATGCTGAATACCTCCAATACAGAGCGTGTGCTTATAGGGCCCTGGGATCACGGACCGCATGCCAACACCAGTCCCTATGCTGACTCAAAGGATTTGAATTTTAGCGTCATAACCGAAATTCTCCGTTTTCTGGATTATCATCTGAAAGGGATTGATAACGGCATCGGCAGAGAAAAGAAAATTCACTACTATACCGTTGGCGAGGAAAAATGGAAAGAAGCCGATAGCTGGCCATTGCCTCAACAGATAAGTGAGCCGTACTACCTCTCGGCTGATGGCCGTTTGGTAAATGCTCCCGAGTATGTACAAACGGGCAGCAGGGAATACGTGATAGATTATTCGGTCAACTCGGGCAACACAAGCAGATGGAATTCGCAGACTCCGTTGTATAAGAACGGGCATACACATTATGCAGACCGAAGAGAGGTCAGCGCCAGGCTGCTGGGATTTACTACACAGCCGTTTGAAACAGAGGTAGAAATTACCGGTCACATTATTGCTGACCTGTATTTAAGTGCGGATGCCATCGATGCCGCTGTGTTTTGCTACATTGAAGATGTAGGACCGGACAGCAGCGTGACCTATGTAACGGAAGGCATGTTGCGCGCCCTGCATCGCAAGGTGTCAACAGATACCACAGGATACCGGCAGCCGGGTCCTTACCATTCATTCAATAAAGAAGATGCCCTGCCGCTGGTGCCCGGGGAGACGGCCAGGTTTTACTTTGACCTGTTGCCTATTTCCTATCAGTTTAAGGCCGGTCATGCCCTGCGTCTCTCCATTGCAGGCGCTGATACCATTCATTTTGATAATCCTGATGACACACCTTCACGCTTTGTGGTGAGCTGCACGGAAGCATATCCTTCCCGGATCATCTTGCCTGTGATTCCGAAGGAAACAGGCAGAACTGAGATTAATGATTAG
- the dcd gene encoding dCTP deaminase has protein sequence MILTDKEILREIENENILIEPFRPECLGSNSYDVHLGRYLSVYKNHVLDARAHNEIQEILIPEEGFVIQPGTLYLGVTEEYTETHKHVPFLEGKSSLGRLGLNIHATAGKGDIGFCNTWTLEISCIQPVRIYPGMPIGQLIYFTVKGEVETPYYKKHTAKYTKRTLKPVESMMWKNKF, from the coding sequence ATGATTCTTACCGACAAAGAAATTTTACGGGAAATTGAAAACGAAAATATTCTCATAGAGCCTTTTCGCCCGGAATGTCTGGGCAGCAATTCCTATGACGTGCATCTGGGACGCTATCTTTCGGTGTATAAAAATCATGTGCTGGATGCCCGTGCCCATAATGAAATCCAGGAGATACTTATTCCTGAAGAAGGTTTTGTTATACAGCCGGGTACGCTGTATCTGGGTGTTACAGAAGAATATACTGAAACACACAAACACGTGCCCTTCCTGGAGGGGAAGTCAAGCCTCGGACGGCTGGGCCTGAACATTCACGCCACTGCCGGCAAAGGAGATATCGGTTTTTGCAACACCTGGACCTTGGAGATATCCTGCATTCAGCCGGTGCGCATCTATCCCGGTATGCCTATTGGGCAGTTAATCTATTTTACCGTGAAGGGGGAAGTGGAAACGCCTTATTACAAAAAGCATACAGCCAAATACACCAAGCGCACACTGAAGCCTGTGGAATCTATGATGTGGAAAAATAAATTCTGA
- the lon gene encoding Lon protease, with the protein MNFFFQEEDVEYLPMLSIDIEPETQVKKEAGPLPEEVPILPLRNTVLFPGVVLPITVGRDKSIKAVKEAYKGNRIVGVIAQKDPSIEDPDQKDLNTIGTIARIARLLKMPDGSTTVIIQGLHRFKTVEILSEEPFMRARIEILQDVPPKDQKEFMAITASLKDLAAEIIKLSPNIPSEAAVVLRNIDNPTFLMHFISSNLNAELKDKQAILEVDSLQDRAHLVLKHLNTELQLLELKNKIQTKVRTDIEKQQREYFLHQQIKKMQEELGGEYANQDIKRLKEKAQTKKWSKEVADVFNRELERLERMHVNSAEYPVQLNYLDLLLELPWGVYTEDNIDLKRTKEILDRDHYGLEKVKERILEYLAVLKLKGDMKSPILCFVGPPGVGKTSLGRSIADAIGRKFIRMSLGGLHDESEIRGHRKTYIGAMPGRIIQSLKKAQSSNPVFILDEIDKVGTDFRGDPSSALLEVLDPEQNNRFYDNYLELEYDLSRVLFIATANTLNTIQPALRDRMEVIEISGYSTEEKIEIARRHLIPKVREAHGLKAKQVKLSDKVIQFIIDNYTRESGVRDLERKLSAVMRSIAKQVAMSETHEPSVTEEEVRKILGPEMVDREIYQENQPPGVAIGLAWTYTGGDILFIETSLSQGKGDLTLTGNLGNVMKESATTALSFIKSRAEELGISPDVFGKTNVHIHVPEGAIPKDGPSAGITIMASVASAFTGRRIKPFFAMTGEITLRGKVLPVGGIKEKILAAKRAGLKNIILCSANRKHVEEINKEFIKGLTFYYVDTMMQVLDIAMEKNDGKRANNRKSLGRK; encoded by the coding sequence ATGAATTTCTTTTTTCAGGAAGAGGATGTAGAATATTTACCCATGCTTTCCATTGATATAGAACCAGAGACTCAGGTAAAAAAGGAAGCCGGACCCCTGCCCGAAGAGGTGCCAATTTTGCCGTTACGGAATACGGTGCTTTTCCCCGGGGTAGTATTGCCTATCACCGTAGGACGTGATAAGTCCATAAAAGCCGTAAAGGAAGCTTACAAGGGCAACCGGATTGTGGGAGTCATCGCACAAAAAGATCCGAGCATAGAAGACCCCGATCAGAAAGATTTAAACACCATTGGCACCATAGCCCGCATCGCCCGCCTGCTGAAGATGCCAGACGGCAGCACTACGGTTATCATACAGGGTTTGCACCGTTTTAAAACCGTAGAAATTCTCAGCGAAGAGCCCTTCATGCGTGCCCGAATTGAGATTTTGCAGGATGTTCCCCCCAAAGACCAGAAAGAGTTTATGGCCATCACTGCTTCCCTCAAAGACCTTGCGGCCGAGATTATTAAACTTTCACCCAACATTCCTTCCGAGGCGGCCGTTGTTCTGCGCAACATTGATAACCCGACCTTCCTTATGCATTTCATTTCCTCCAACCTCAATGCGGAACTGAAAGACAAGCAGGCTATTCTGGAGGTAGATTCTCTGCAAGACAGGGCACATCTGGTTTTGAAACATCTGAACACGGAGCTGCAGTTGCTGGAGCTGAAAAACAAGATTCAAACCAAAGTAAGAACAGATATTGAAAAGCAACAGCGCGAATACTTTCTGCATCAGCAAATCAAGAAAATGCAGGAAGAGCTGGGTGGTGAATATGCAAACCAGGATATTAAACGCCTGAAAGAAAAAGCGCAGACCAAGAAATGGAGTAAAGAAGTGGCTGATGTGTTCAATCGTGAACTGGAGCGGCTGGAACGCATGCACGTGAACTCGGCAGAATATCCTGTTCAGCTCAACTATCTTGACCTGCTGCTGGAACTTCCCTGGGGAGTCTATACCGAAGATAACATTGATTTGAAGCGCACCAAAGAGATTTTAGACCGCGATCACTATGGCCTGGAAAAAGTGAAGGAAAGGATACTGGAATATCTTGCCGTGCTCAAGCTCAAAGGCGACATGAAGTCTCCCATTCTGTGTTTTGTTGGGCCGCCCGGTGTGGGTAAAACTTCTCTGGGACGATCCATTGCCGATGCCATAGGAAGGAAGTTTATCCGCATGTCATTGGGCGGACTGCATGATGAGTCGGAAATACGAGGCCACCGCAAGACTTACATTGGCGCCATGCCGGGGCGTATCATCCAGTCACTGAAAAAAGCACAATCATCCAATCCGGTGTTTATTCTGGATGAAATAGACAAGGTGGGCACCGACTTCAGGGGCGACCCCTCTTCTGCTCTCCTGGAGGTGCTGGACCCGGAGCAGAACAACCGCTTTTATGACAACTATCTGGAGCTGGAATACGATTTATCCCGTGTACTGTTTATAGCTACTGCCAACACGCTGAATACGATTCAACCGGCATTGCGCGACCGCATGGAGGTCATTGAAATCAGCGGCTACTCTACAGAGGAAAAAATTGAAATTGCCCGCAGGCACCTCATCCCCAAAGTCAGAGAAGCTCATGGGTTGAAAGCAAAACAGGTAAAACTTTCCGATAAGGTAATTCAGTTTATCATTGACAACTATACGCGCGAGTCCGGTGTACGCGATCTGGAAAGGAAACTGTCTGCCGTCATGCGCTCCATTGCCAAACAGGTAGCCATGTCCGAAACCCACGAGCCTTCCGTTACCGAAGAAGAGGTAAGAAAAATATTAGGTCCTGAGATGGTTGACCGCGAAATCTATCAGGAAAACCAACCCCCCGGAGTGGCTATCGGACTGGCATGGACCTATACCGGTGGAGATATTCTCTTTATTGAAACCAGCCTGAGTCAGGGGAAGGGAGATTTAACGCTTACCGGCAACCTGGGCAATGTGATGAAGGAGTCCGCAACGACAGCATTGAGCTTCATTAAATCACGTGCCGAGGAACTGGGTATTTCACCTGATGTGTTCGGCAAAACCAACGTACACATCCATGTTCCGGAAGGGGCTATTCCGAAAGACGGACCATCAGCCGGCATTACCATTATGGCTTCTGTTGCCTCAGCCTTCACCGGAAGAAGAATTAAACCATTCTTTGCCATGACCGGAGAAATTACCCTGCGCGGCAAAGTGCTGCCCGTAGGAGGAATCAAAGAAAAAATACTTGCTGCCAAACGGGCAGGTCTGAAAAACATCATCCTGT
- the purC gene encoding phosphoribosylaminoimidazole-succinocarboxamide synthase: MTQSALQQVPCITKTDFQFPGQKGLYRGKVRDVYNIDDRYLVMIATDRISAFDVILPRPIPYKGQVLNQIAVRFLKSCIDICPNWFIESPDPNVTIGLKCEPIRIEMVIRAYLTGHAWRVYKSGKRELCGNILPEGLREHDRLPYPIITPAIKAESGHDEDISKEEILKRGIVTPKEWETLERYTRDLFARGSEMASRRGLLLVDTKYEFGRLNGMLYLMDEVHTPDSSRYFYSEGYEQRQASRQGQKQLSKEFVREWLIAHNFQGLPGQVMPELDDAFVAQVTGRYIELYEKLLGTPFQPAAQGNVLERIEANVLRALERLRSS; this comes from the coding sequence ATGACACAATCCGCATTACAGCAGGTACCCTGCATAACTAAAACCGATTTTCAGTTCCCCGGTCAGAAAGGTCTTTACCGCGGAAAGGTGAGGGATGTGTACAATATTGATGATCGGTATCTGGTCATGATTGCCACAGACCGTATTTCCGCTTTTGACGTTATTCTGCCCCGTCCGATACCGTATAAAGGCCAGGTGCTGAATCAGATTGCCGTCAGGTTTCTGAAATCGTGCATTGACATCTGTCCTAACTGGTTTATTGAATCTCCTGACCCCAACGTTACCATAGGACTTAAGTGTGAGCCCATACGTATAGAAATGGTCATCCGGGCTTACCTCACCGGCCATGCATGGCGGGTGTATAAAAGCGGCAAACGAGAGCTTTGCGGCAACATCTTGCCTGAAGGACTCAGGGAGCACGATCGTCTGCCGTATCCCATCATTACCCCAGCCATTAAAGCCGAATCAGGCCATGATGAGGATATTTCAAAAGAGGAAATACTTAAACGAGGAATCGTTACACCCAAAGAATGGGAAACCCTGGAGCGCTACACACGTGACCTTTTTGCGCGGGGCAGCGAGATGGCTTCACGGAGAGGGCTGCTGCTGGTGGATACCAAGTATGAATTTGGTCGGCTCAACGGCATGCTCTATCTGATGGATGAAGTGCATACACCCGACTCATCGCGTTATTTTTACAGTGAAGGGTATGAGCAGCGTCAGGCAAGCAGACAAGGACAAAAGCAGCTGTCTAAGGAATTCGTCCGGGAATGGCTTATAGCGCACAATTTTCAGGGGCTCCCCGGACAGGTAATGCCGGAGCTGGACGATGCATTTGTGGCACAGGTAACCGGCCGCTATATTGAGCTTTACGAAAAGCTTTTAGGTACACCTTTTCAACCGGCAGCGCAAGGAAATGTACTGGAACGAATTGAAGCCAATGTGCTACGGGCATTGGAACGATTGCGTTCATCCTGA
- a CDS encoding phosphate starvation protein PhoH, giving the protein MSERIISLEDINLLEFFGINNSNLNLLKKAFPKLRIVSRGNKIKVNGAEEEIENFHEKVNQLLELMSRGVSISEKNMEDILLNLPSENTFDHFSESEVLVYGRNGLQVRARTYNQRQMVRLSESNDILFAIGPAGTGKTYTAVAIAVRALKNKVVKKIILTRPAVEAGESLGFLPGDLKEKIDPYLRPLYDALDDMIPIDKLNYFMQNRVIEVAPLAFMRGRTLDHSYIILDEAQNATNAQLKMFLTRIGPAAKCIVTGDLTQIDLPKNQKSGLTTAVKILEGIEGIATVYLNEGDVIRHRLVKKIIHAYDRWSADTENPENANTGNYNKDNISL; this is encoded by the coding sequence TTGAGCGAGCGTATCATCAGCCTGGAGGATATCAACCTTCTGGAATTTTTCGGCATTAATAATTCCAATCTCAATCTGCTCAAAAAGGCATTTCCCAAATTAAGAATTGTTTCGCGCGGCAATAAGATTAAAGTCAACGGAGCAGAAGAGGAAATTGAAAATTTTCACGAAAAGGTCAATCAGCTTTTGGAGCTGATGTCGCGGGGAGTCAGTATTTCAGAGAAAAATATGGAAGACATTTTACTCAATCTGCCGAGCGAAAACACCTTTGACCATTTCAGCGAAAGTGAAGTGCTGGTGTATGGCCGTAATGGTCTGCAGGTACGTGCACGTACATACAACCAAAGGCAGATGGTGAGACTCAGTGAAAGCAACGATATTTTGTTTGCTATCGGACCTGCAGGAACTGGTAAAACCTACACAGCCGTGGCTATAGCAGTAAGAGCTCTGAAAAACAAGGTGGTGAAGAAAATCATTCTCACCCGTCCTGCTGTAGAAGCCGGTGAAAGTCTGGGGTTTCTGCCCGGTGACCTGAAGGAAAAAATTGATCCTTACCTGCGCCCCCTGTATGATGCGCTGGATGACATGATTCCGATTGATAAGCTGAACTACTTCATGCAAAACCGGGTGATTGAAGTTGCCCCTCTTGCTTTCATGCGCGGGAGGACATTGGATCACTCTTATATTATTTTGGATGAGGCGCAAAACGCAACCAATGCCCAGCTCAAAATGTTTCTTACCCGTATCGGGCCGGCTGCCAAATGTATTGTGACGGGCGACCTCACCCAGATTGACCTGCCTAAAAATCAGAAATCAGGACTCACTACTGCGGTAAAAATTCTGGAAGGCATTGAAGGCATTGCTACGGTTTATCTCAATGAAGGGGATGTCATTCGTCACCGGTTGGTAAAGAAAATCATTCATGCGTATGACCGCTGGAGCGCAGACACAGAGAACCCCGAAAATGCGAACACCGGCAACTACAACAAGGATAATATTTCTCTATGA
- the fjo15 gene encoding antibiotic biosynthesis monooxygenase has protein sequence MIIRIVKLTFHPESIRSFLEIFNAEQKRIASFAGCRKLLLLKDQQNPNVFFTYSEWDHAEALENYRQSALFKSIWANARKHFADRPEAWTLQTISNNSDY, from the coding sequence ATGATAATCCGCATAGTCAAACTGACTTTCCATCCCGAAAGCATACGTAGTTTTCTGGAAATATTTAACGCGGAGCAAAAAAGGATTGCGTCTTTTGCAGGATGCCGTAAGCTCTTGCTTCTGAAAGATCAGCAAAACCCGAACGTTTTTTTCACCTATAGCGAATGGGACCATGCAGAAGCATTGGAAAACTACCGTCAGTCCGCATTATTCAAAAGCATCTGGGCTAATGCCCGAAAGCACTTTGCTGACCGTCCGGAAGCCTGGACTCTGCAAACTATTTCTAACAATTCTGATTATTAA
- a CDS encoding RNA 2',3'-cyclic phosphodiesterase: MVQMSAQRLFVAIDLPDTVREQLTRISAYMEHPALRWTPPENLHITVHFIGDVAEDKVPALSEMIDRIASGTQRFPLTLEGTKLIKKRGRPVMIWASAKPSAEFHLLAVSLQQTLPGDSRRIAEPHVTLARIRNQSLPHLTSPPSLEMTCFDVRHITLYASRLTKGFPVYTALKSFPFVR, from the coding sequence ATGGTTCAGATGTCTGCCCAACGCCTATTTGTAGCTATAGACCTTCCCGATACGGTGCGGGAACAACTGACCCGTATTTCTGCATACATGGAGCATCCTGCCCTGAGATGGACACCTCCGGAAAATCTGCATATTACGGTGCATTTTATCGGAGATGTTGCGGAAGATAAGGTACCCGCTTTATCAGAAATGATTGACAGGATTGCTTCCGGAACGCAAAGGTTTCCCTTGACACTTGAAGGCACAAAGCTGATAAAGAAACGAGGCAGGCCTGTAATGATATGGGCTTCGGCAAAGCCCTCAGCGGAATTTCACCTGCTGGCTGTATCCCTGCAGCAAACTTTACCCGGAGACAGCCGCAGGATAGCGGAGCCACACGTCACGCTTGCAAGGATAAGAAATCAATCATTACCGCACCTGACTTCCCCGCCTTCATTGGAAATGACTTGTTTTGATGTGAGGCATATTACCCTGTATGCATCGCGTTTGACAAAGGGGTTTCCGGTGTACACTGCATTAAAGAGCTTTCCTTTTGTGAGATAA
- a CDS encoding uracil-DNA glycosylase — MSQLLVSLSQKIITCRKCPRLVTYREEVARTKVRRFLQQSYWGKAVPGFGDDQASLFIIGLAPAAHGANRTGRMFTGDASGDWLYRALYETGFANQPQSVAADDGMTLQDAYISAVVRCAPPGNKPLPSEIENCSTYLQQELLLLGKAKIFLCLGHIAFRQFCRISRLQGLQFGHGLRYPLHKGKWLFCSYHPSRQNTQTGRLTWEAWIAVFKEVRATLQKINPNH; from the coding sequence ATGTCGCAATTGTTAGTCTCTCTTTCCCAAAAAATAATCACCTGCCGGAAGTGCCCCCGATTGGTCACTTATCGGGAAGAAGTTGCCCGGACAAAGGTGCGTAGGTTTCTTCAGCAGTCATACTGGGGTAAGGCTGTTCCCGGCTTTGGTGACGACCAGGCCTCATTATTTATCATAGGATTGGCACCCGCTGCCCATGGAGCCAATCGCACCGGACGCATGTTTACAGGCGATGCATCGGGTGACTGGCTTTACAGGGCACTTTATGAAACCGGCTTTGCCAATCAACCCCAGAGTGTTGCCGCAGATGATGGAATGACGCTGCAAGATGCTTATATCTCGGCAGTAGTGCGCTGCGCTCCTCCGGGCAATAAACCTTTGCCTTCCGAAATAGAGAACTGCTCCACGTATCTGCAACAGGAGTTATTGCTCCTGGGGAAAGCAAAGATATTCTTATGTCTGGGACACATTGCATTCCGGCAATTCTGCCGCATCAGCCGGCTGCAGGGGTTGCAGTTTGGCCATGGGCTCAGGTATCCTCTGCATAAAGGCAAGTGGCTTTTCTGTTCCTATCACCCCAGCCGGCAGAATACCCAGACGGGCAGACTCACATGGGAGGCATGGATAGCTGTATTCAAAGAAGTCAGAGCAACGCTGCAGAAAATAAATCCTAATCATTAA
- the fjo14 gene encoding hypothetical protein, translating to MPIVTLTTDFGNKDYSVGTLKGLLLSYNPGIQIVDITHNVNAFNIVEGAFVLKNAYPYFPQDTVHLITINDEDLRTVRLVAARYHNHYFVGLDNGLFTILFDNKEPDVVIELSDDSFTDNDALHGWKKLLALVAARLSNGEDIRKLGRPLSELKKKSDLHPALYGSALRGTVIYVDNFQNVIINITKDIFRRVGQNREFTLRYRNKTGESLHSISESYHDVPPGECLCRFNASGYLEIAINSGKASSLLGLKVGDYVQIDFQ from the coding sequence GTGCCCATTGTCACCCTAACAACCGACTTCGGAAACAAGGATTACTCGGTCGGAACCCTGAAAGGTTTATTGCTCAGTTATAATCCAGGAATTCAGATAGTTGATATTACGCATAACGTAAATGCCTTTAACATTGTCGAAGGGGCCTTTGTGCTGAAAAATGCATATCCCTACTTTCCGCAAGATACCGTTCATCTGATTACCATAAACGATGAGGATCTGCGCACTGTGCGCCTTGTTGCTGCCCGATATCACAACCATTACTTTGTTGGGCTGGATAATGGTTTGTTTACCATTCTGTTTGATAATAAAGAGCCGGATGTGGTCATTGAGCTGTCGGATGATAGCTTCACCGACAATGATGCCTTACACGGCTGGAAAAAGCTTCTGGCTCTCGTTGCTGCACGGCTCAGCAATGGAGAAGATATACGAAAGCTGGGGCGTCCCCTCAGCGAGTTAAAGAAAAAATCAGACCTCCACCCCGCTCTTTACGGTTCGGCTCTCAGAGGAACAGTTATCTATGTGGACAACTTTCAGAATGTGATTATCAACATCACCAAAGACATCTTCAGACGAGTGGGACAAAACCGTGAGTTTACCCTACGCTACCGAAACAAAACCGGGGAATCCCTTCACAGCATAAGCGAAAGTTATCATGATGTTCCTCCGGGTGAATGTCTTTGCCGTTTCAATGCATCCGGATATCTGGAGATCGCCATTAACTCCGGTAAAGCAAGTAGTCTGTTAGGTCTTAAGGTAGGTGATTACGTTCAAATAGATTTTCAATGA
- a CDS encoding membrane protein, which translates to MEEKYQAFLRAIESNGYEVLIAATLANVAAQWLKTLIFAITGKKFNLSMLFSTGGMPSSHSATVTGMAASVGLIEGFDSVLFAIAVCFAAIVMYDAAGVRRAASRQAVVLNRIIQNLFQNNPELNKGKLKELLGHTPVEVLAGAMLGILVSVLLRWYLSALG; encoded by the coding sequence ATGGAGGAAAAGTATCAAGCCTTTTTAAGGGCCATTGAGTCAAATGGCTACGAGGTGCTCATTGCGGCCACGCTCGCAAACGTGGCTGCGCAATGGTTGAAAACATTAATTTTTGCTATAACAGGCAAGAAATTCAACCTCTCCATGCTTTTTTCTACCGGAGGAATGCCATCCAGTCATAGTGCAACGGTAACAGGCATGGCAGCTTCTGTGGGGCTTATTGAGGGCTTTGATTCGGTGTTGTTTGCCATTGCTGTCTGCTTTGCGGCCATTGTTATGTATGATGCTGCAGGAGTCAGGCGTGCGGCAAGCCGTCAGGCTGTAGTGCTAAACAGGATCATTCAGAATCTTTTTCAGAATAATCCCGAATTAAACAAAGGTAAACTCAAAGAACTGCTGGGACATACCCCGGTAGAAGTGCTGGCCGGGGCCATGCTGGGTATTTTGGTAAGTGTTCTCCTGCGCTGGTATTTATCCGCTTTAGGATAA
- the lig gene encoding ATP-dependent DNA ligase has translation MKPQSVSIQVGDKAIELSHPDKVLYPDDSLTKTDVAIYYQQVAPVMLKHISNRPLSLKRFPDGIHEEGFFQKNRPAGAPEWVAHASFGHGATQKDYVIATEEATLVWLANLACLELHQMHCFYNFPDTPDYFVFDLDPPAEYPFRQLTAIAIELKRHIESYGYAVFVKTSGGKGVHLLSPIVPRHDFRDVFKAVEMIARTFTASFPNETTLSLKKHDRKGRIFIDIFRNHPGQTIVSPYSLRARPGAPVSAPLDWEKFSETTDPKSFNLKTIPELLRTAGDPWQDFAQQARALHTSRS, from the coding sequence ATGAAACCACAATCTGTCAGTATACAGGTCGGGGATAAAGCTATTGAATTATCCCACCCGGACAAGGTGCTCTATCCGGATGACTCCCTGACCAAAACCGATGTGGCAATTTATTACCAGCAGGTGGCACCGGTCATGTTAAAGCACATAAGTAATCGTCCTTTATCCCTGAAGCGTTTCCCTGACGGTATTCATGAAGAAGGTTTTTTTCAAAAAAATCGTCCTGCCGGAGCACCTGAATGGGTTGCACATGCCAGCTTCGGTCATGGTGCAACGCAAAAGGATTATGTGATAGCTACGGAAGAAGCAACCCTTGTATGGTTAGCCAATCTGGCATGCCTGGAACTACATCAGATGCATTGCTTCTATAATTTTCCGGATACCCCCGATTATTTCGTTTTTGACCTGGATCCTCCGGCTGAATATCCCTTCCGACAACTAACCGCCATAGCCATTGAATTAAAAAGGCATATTGAATCGTATGGATATGCTGTATTTGTCAAAACATCCGGAGGAAAAGGCGTACATCTGCTTTCCCCCATTGTGCCCCGGCATGACTTCAGGGATGTGTTTAAAGCTGTGGAGATGATTGCAAGGACATTTACCGCTAGTTTTCCGAATGAAACTACGCTGAGTCTTAAAAAGCATGACCGTAAAGGGAGGATTTTTATTGACATATTTAGAAACCATCCCGGACAAACCATTGTAAGTCCTTACAGCTTAAGGGCCAGACCAGGTGCCCCGGTATCGGCTCCGCTCGACTGGGAAAAATTCAGCGAAACCACTGACCCAAAAAGCTTTAATCTGAAAACCATTCCGGAACTACTGCGCACTGCCGGAGATCCCTGGCAGGATTTCGCTCAGCAGGCCAGAGCTTTGCACACCAGCAGGAGCTAA